One window from the genome of Cucumis melo cultivar AY chromosome 10, USDA_Cmelo_AY_1.0, whole genome shotgun sequence encodes:
- the LOC103488941 gene encoding D-cysteine desulfhydrase 2, mitochondrial isoform X4: MATAGSVNTFTTTLLNFPANVSHLFRSRWTVLHSETGASSYFLSTSRLRLLHSKSTVAALENEFSSCKFTDSSQGVRFGGEEFLTRLLARRWTLANPDTKISKVMFSATDTNLHDFSASHLFLGVDTDICMPNDVLGTDNSNQSFYIVRDDLLHPLINGNKARKLDGVLPLIEDNSVTDVVTCGGCQSAHAAATAVLCAERGLRSHLLLRGEQPEFLTGYNLMSTIYGNVTYVPRSIYANREKVLKSQADLVAGNSGSVLWFDDILSTSLGKQPRSYGRRVIVINEGAGDAIALLGLIRLVKYLSQDHLLGKHRVIKFVVDAGTGTTAIGLSLGALCLGLPWEVTAVMLADRIDGYKRQEKRLISEFRKHFGAPLDLDKDEVNGGIVNWVERLRQRKFGNVLDGEVEACRQIAQKTGILVDPIYTLAAWEMATFLSQKGAKANGDLVVLLHTGGTLGLFGLAQSS; encoded by the exons ATGGCTACCGCCGGCTCCGTTAATACCTTCACGACGACCCTACTCAATTTCCCCGCCAATGTTTCTCACCTTTTCCGGTCACGGTGGACGGTGCTTCACTCGGAAACAGGAGCTTCTTCTTACTTTCTCAGTACTTCGAGACTTCGTTTGCTTCACTCTAAATCCACTGTTGCAGCACTTGAAAACGAATTTTCCTCCTGCAAATTTACCGATAGCTCGCAG GGTGTTCGATTCGGTGGTGAAGAGTTTTTGACGAGATTACTTGCCAGAAGATGGACGTTGGCTAACCCCGATACCAAAATAAGCAAAGTTATGTTCTCAGCTACAGATACAAACCTCCATGATTTTTCAGCCAGTCATCTCTTCTtgggagtagatactgatattTGTATGCCTAATGATGTGTTGGGGACAGATAATTCGAACCAATCGTTCTATATAGTTAGGGATGATTTATTGCATCCGCTCATAAATGGTAACAAGGCAAGAAAATTGGATGGGGTTCTACCTCTTATTGAAGATAATTCAGTGACTGACGTG GTTACTTGTGGGGGTTGTCAAAGTGCACATGCAGCTGCTACTG CTGTTTTATGTGCAGAAAGAGGTTTGAGGTCACATCTACTTCTACGAGGGGAGCAACCTGAATTTTTAACTGGATACAACTTGATGTCAACAATATATGGAAACGTCACATATGTTCCAAGATCTATTTATGCCAATAGGGAAAAAGTGCTCAAGAGTCAAGCTGATTTAGTGGCCGGCAATAGTGGCAGTGTCTTATGGTTCGATGATATTTTATCCACTTCTCTTGGGAAGCAACCACGTTCATATGGAAGAAGGGTTATAGTTATCAACGAAGGAGCTGGAGATGCTATCGCCTTGCTAG GTTTAATTCGACTCGTGAAGTACCTTTCCCAGGATCATTTACTTGGGAAACATAGGGTCATTAAATTTGTTGTAGATGCCGGCACTGGGACAACTGCTATTGGTTTGAGTCTTGGAGCTCTATGTTTAGG GCTCCCGTGGGAGGTAACTGCAGTGATGCTGGCTGATAGAATTGACGGATATAAACGGCAAGAGAAGCGTTTGATTTCTGAATTCAGGAAGCATTTTGGCGCTCCTCTTGACCTAGACAAGGATGAAGTAAATGGGGGAATTGTAAATTGGGTAGAGCGCCTCCGTCAAAGAAA ATTTGGCAATGTGCTGGATGGAGAAGTGGAGGCTTGCAGACAAATTGCTCAGAAAACCGGTATTCTTGTTGATCCTATTTACACTCTAGCTGCTTGGGAAATGGCTACTTTTCTTTCTCAAAAGGGAGCCAAAGCGAATGGAGATCTGGTGGTATTGCTTCATACTGGTGGTACTCTGGGCTTGTTTGGACTAGCTCAAAG TTCTTAG
- the LOC103488943 gene encoding protein terminal ear1 homolog, with translation MAETGVYGRFLAGSLDPRAQEFRPRYSTTLFMPQPHRVFFQYPTISDVPLLPFCETGATYPPFPTAESAYVPVRSPVSSVATRSLVVSSVPCDVSETMVRRELEVFGEIRGVQMERVKEGIVIVHFYDIRHAERALREIRDQHMHHQCRLRNYFNNNNNNNNGFLLSNSSLPRPSPAPGLIAGHAVWAQFIVPAGKNQGTIVIFNLDSTVSTSCLKEIFERFGQVKELRETPLKKQQRFVEFFDIRDAGKALKEMNGKEINGKSVLIEFSRPGGHGNKFFNANLTTPAICGSNNIYSRSLKCPPSRPPPPPPRSFSGGVGSNVPPRWYYSKPHTSSRKWNLNKGSRSPRNPRKSSESDDVYEKMGSVDLNAGGECNEIEERESFGVLRKNSKNSHSSSSVGADQQQVQPSRNKLRKCRQSRKFDSRFLINDNDSDCRDSRTTVMIKNIPNKYSQKLLLNMLDNHCIHCNEQVGDDHNEPLSSYDFVYLPIDFNNKCNVGYGFVNMTSPEATWRLYKAFHLQPWEVFNSRKICEVTYARVQGLESLKEHFKNSKFPCEMDHYLPVVFSPPRDGRKLTEPMPIGGQRQSIAIGLSTTPSCSGNDEMEGEEEDDDVATTTTLVDDQQEESMKGNNNSSSGSIDEDDTDGDEYHEVS, from the exons ATGGCGGAAACCGGTGTATATGGGCGGTTTCTAGCGGGGAGTTTAGACCCGAGAGCTCAAGAGTTCCGGCCGAGATATTCGACTACTTTGTTTATGCCGCAACCCCATCGGGTTTTCTTTCAGTACCCAACAATTAGCGACGTTCCTCTCCTGCCGTTTTGCGAGACCGGTGCAACTTACCCGCCGTTTCCAACGGCGGAGTCGGCGTATGTTCCGGTTCGGTCGCCGGTGTCGTCGGTTGCGACTCGGTCGTTGGTGGTGAGTTCGGTTCCTTGCGACGTAAGCGAGACGATGGTGAGGAGAGAATTGGAAGTATTTGGGGAGATTCGAGGAGTGCAAATGGAGAGAGTTAAAGAAGGGATTGTAATCGTTCATTTCTATGATATTCGCCATGCCGAGAGAGCTTTGCGAGAGATCCGGGATCAGCACATGCACCATCAATGTCGTCTtcgtaactacttcaacaataacaacaacaacaataacggTTTCTTGTTATCAAATTCCTCTCTGCCTCGCCCTTCTCCGGCGCCTGGCCTCATCGCCGGCCATGCTGTTTGGGCTCAGTTCATCGTTCCGGCTGGGAAAAATCAGGGCACCATCGTTATCTTCAATCTTGACTCCACCGTTTCCACTTCTTGTCTCAAAGAAATCTTTGAACGTTTTG GTCAAGTGAAGGAGTTGAGAGAGACGCCACTGAAGAAACAACAAAGATTTGTGGAATTTTTCGACATCAGGGACGCCGGAAAAGCTCTTAAGGAGATGAACGGAaaagaaatcaatggaaaatcTGTTTTGATTGAGTTTAGTCGTCCTGGGGGCCATGGGAACAAGTTCTTCAATGCTAACTTAACTACTCCGGCCATCTGTGGCTCGAATAATATATACTCCAGGAGTTTAAAATGTCCACCGTCACGACCTCCGCCGCCACCGCCGAGAAGTTTCTCTGGTGGGGTAGGTTCAAATGTTCCGCCGCGGTGGTATTACTCGAAACCCCATACGTCCTCTAGGAAATGGAATCTCAACAAGGGGAGTCGAAGCCCGAGAAACCCTCGGAAGAGCTCGGAGTCCGATGATGTGTATGAAAAAATGGGTTCCGTTGATCTGAATGCCGGCGGTGAGTGTAATGAAATTGAAGAGCGAGAATCATTTGGGGTTTTGAGAAAGAATTCAAAGAACAGCCATAGTAGTTCTTCTGTTGGTGCTGATCAACAACAAGTGCAGCCCAGTAGGAATAAGCTAAGAAAATGTAGACAATCCAGGAAGTTCGATTCTCGATTCTTGATAAACGATAATGATTCCGATTGCAGAGATTCGAGAACTACTGTGATGATCAAGAACATCCCCAACAAATACAG TCAGAAATTGTTATTGAACATGCTGGACAATCATTGTATTCATTGCAACGAGCAAGTGGGCGACGACCATAACGAGCCACTTTCTTCCTACGATTTTGTATATCTCCCCATTGATTTCAA CAACAAGTGCAATGTTGGATATGGGTTTGTAAACATGACCTCACCAGAGGCTACATGGAGGTTGTACAAGGCGTTTCATCTTCAACCTTGGGAGGTTTTTAACTCCAGAAAAATCTGTGAGGTTACTTATGCTAGAGTACAG GGACTGGAATCACTGAAGGAGCACTTTAAGAACTCAAAGTTCCCATGCGAGATGGACCACTACTTGCCAGTGGTGTTTTCGCCGCCTCGGGACGGGAGGAAACTGACGGAGCCAATGCCGATTGGAGGGCAGAGACAGTCAATCGCCATTGGCCTCTCAACTACTCCATCTTGTTCTGGGAATGATGAGATGGAGGGTGAAGAAGAAGACGACGATGttgcaacaacaacaacattgGTTGATGACCAACAGGAGGAAAGCATGAAAGGAAACAACAACAGTAGCAGTGGAAGCATTGATGAAGACGACACAGACGGTGATGAGTATCATGAAGTTTCTTAA
- the LOC103488941 gene encoding D-cysteine desulfhydrase 2, mitochondrial isoform X3 has translation MATAGSVNTFTTTLLNFPANVSHLFRSRWTVLHSETGASSYFLSTSRLRLLHSKSTVAALENEFSSCKFTDSSQGVRFGGEEFLTRLLARRWTLANPDTKISKVMFSATDTNLHDFSASHLFLGVDTDICMPNDVLGTDNSNQSFYIVRDDLLHPLINGNKARKLDGVLPLIEDNSVTDVVTCGGCQSAHAAATERGLRSHLLLRGEQPEFLTGYNLMSTIYGNVTYVPRSIYANREKVLKSQADLVAGNSGSVLWFDDILSTSLGKQPRSYGRRVIVINEGAGDAIALLGLIRLVKYLSQDHLLGKHRVIKFVVDAGTGTTAIGLSLGALCLGLPWEVTAVMLADRIDGYKRQEKRLISEFRKHFGAPLDLDKDEVNGGIVNWVERLRQRKFGNVLDGEVEACRQIAQKTGILVDPIYTLAAWEMATFLSQKGAKANGDLVVLLHTGGTLGLFGLAQSKVLRIGGKGKQRQRQS, from the exons ATGGCTACCGCCGGCTCCGTTAATACCTTCACGACGACCCTACTCAATTTCCCCGCCAATGTTTCTCACCTTTTCCGGTCACGGTGGACGGTGCTTCACTCGGAAACAGGAGCTTCTTCTTACTTTCTCAGTACTTCGAGACTTCGTTTGCTTCACTCTAAATCCACTGTTGCAGCACTTGAAAACGAATTTTCCTCCTGCAAATTTACCGATAGCTCGCAG GGTGTTCGATTCGGTGGTGAAGAGTTTTTGACGAGATTACTTGCCAGAAGATGGACGTTGGCTAACCCCGATACCAAAATAAGCAAAGTTATGTTCTCAGCTACAGATACAAACCTCCATGATTTTTCAGCCAGTCATCTCTTCTtgggagtagatactgatattTGTATGCCTAATGATGTGTTGGGGACAGATAATTCGAACCAATCGTTCTATATAGTTAGGGATGATTTATTGCATCCGCTCATAAATGGTAACAAGGCAAGAAAATTGGATGGGGTTCTACCTCTTATTGAAGATAATTCAGTGACTGACGTG GTTACTTGTGGGGGTTGTCAAAGTGCACATGCAGCTGCTACTG AAAGAGGTTTGAGGTCACATCTACTTCTACGAGGGGAGCAACCTGAATTTTTAACTGGATACAACTTGATGTCAACAATATATGGAAACGTCACATATGTTCCAAGATCTATTTATGCCAATAGGGAAAAAGTGCTCAAGAGTCAAGCTGATTTAGTGGCCGGCAATAGTGGCAGTGTCTTATGGTTCGATGATATTTTATCCACTTCTCTTGGGAAGCAACCACGTTCATATGGAAGAAGGGTTATAGTTATCAACGAAGGAGCTGGAGATGCTATCGCCTTGCTAG GTTTAATTCGACTCGTGAAGTACCTTTCCCAGGATCATTTACTTGGGAAACATAGGGTCATTAAATTTGTTGTAGATGCCGGCACTGGGACAACTGCTATTGGTTTGAGTCTTGGAGCTCTATGTTTAGG GCTCCCGTGGGAGGTAACTGCAGTGATGCTGGCTGATAGAATTGACGGATATAAACGGCAAGAGAAGCGTTTGATTTCTGAATTCAGGAAGCATTTTGGCGCTCCTCTTGACCTAGACAAGGATGAAGTAAATGGGGGAATTGTAAATTGGGTAGAGCGCCTCCGTCAAAGAAA ATTTGGCAATGTGCTGGATGGAGAAGTGGAGGCTTGCAGACAAATTGCTCAGAAAACCGGTATTCTTGTTGATCCTATTTACACTCTAGCTGCTTGGGAAATGGCTACTTTTCTTTCTCAAAAGGGAGCCAAAGCGAATGGAGATCTGGTGGTATTGCTTCATACTGGTGGTACTCTGGGCTTGTTTGGACTAGCTCAAAG TAAAGTTCTTAGGATTGGTGGGAAAGGGAAGCAGAGGCAGAGGCAGAGCTAG
- the LOC103488941 gene encoding D-cysteine desulfhydrase 2, mitochondrial isoform X5, producing MATAGSVNTFTTTLLNFPANVSHLFRSRWTVLHSETGASSYFLSTSRLRLLHSKSTVAALENEFSSCKFTDSSQVTCGGCQSAHAAATAVLCAERGLRSHLLLRGEQPEFLTGYNLMSTIYGNVTYVPRSIYANREKVLKSQADLVAGNSGSVLWFDDILSTSLGKQPRSYGRRVIVINEGAGDAIALLGLIRLVKYLSQDHLLGKHRVIKFVVDAGTGTTAIGLSLGALCLGLPWEVTAVMLADRIDGYKRQEKRLISEFRKHFGAPLDLDKDEVNGGIVNWVERLRQRKFGNVLDGEVEACRQIAQKTGILVDPIYTLAAWEMATFLSQKGAKANGDLVVLLHTGGTLGLFGLAQRYKSYFNDLKNFVP from the exons ATGGCTACCGCCGGCTCCGTTAATACCTTCACGACGACCCTACTCAATTTCCCCGCCAATGTTTCTCACCTTTTCCGGTCACGGTGGACGGTGCTTCACTCGGAAACAGGAGCTTCTTCTTACTTTCTCAGTACTTCGAGACTTCGTTTGCTTCACTCTAAATCCACTGTTGCAGCACTTGAAAACGAATTTTCCTCCTGCAAATTTACCGATAGCTCGCAG GTTACTTGTGGGGGTTGTCAAAGTGCACATGCAGCTGCTACTG CTGTTTTATGTGCAGAAAGAGGTTTGAGGTCACATCTACTTCTACGAGGGGAGCAACCTGAATTTTTAACTGGATACAACTTGATGTCAACAATATATGGAAACGTCACATATGTTCCAAGATCTATTTATGCCAATAGGGAAAAAGTGCTCAAGAGTCAAGCTGATTTAGTGGCCGGCAATAGTGGCAGTGTCTTATGGTTCGATGATATTTTATCCACTTCTCTTGGGAAGCAACCACGTTCATATGGAAGAAGGGTTATAGTTATCAACGAAGGAGCTGGAGATGCTATCGCCTTGCTAG GTTTAATTCGACTCGTGAAGTACCTTTCCCAGGATCATTTACTTGGGAAACATAGGGTCATTAAATTTGTTGTAGATGCCGGCACTGGGACAACTGCTATTGGTTTGAGTCTTGGAGCTCTATGTTTAGG GCTCCCGTGGGAGGTAACTGCAGTGATGCTGGCTGATAGAATTGACGGATATAAACGGCAAGAGAAGCGTTTGATTTCTGAATTCAGGAAGCATTTTGGCGCTCCTCTTGACCTAGACAAGGATGAAGTAAATGGGGGAATTGTAAATTGGGTAGAGCGCCTCCGTCAAAGAAA ATTTGGCAATGTGCTGGATGGAGAAGTGGAGGCTTGCAGACAAATTGCTCAGAAAACCGGTATTCTTGTTGATCCTATTTACACTCTAGCTGCTTGGGAAATGGCTACTTTTCTTTCTCAAAAGGGAGCCAAAGCGAATGGAGATCTGGTGGTATTGCTTCATACTGGTGGTACTCTGGGCTTGTTTGGACTAGCTCAAAGGTATAAATCTTACTTTAATGATCTGAAAAATTTTGTTCCCTAA
- the LOC103488941 gene encoding D-cysteine desulfhydrase 2, mitochondrial isoform X1, translated as MATAGSVNTFTTTLLNFPANVSHLFRSRWTVLHSETGASSYFLSTSRLRLLHSKSTVAALENEFSSCKFTDSSQGVRFGGEEFLTRLLARRWTLANPDTKISKVMFSATDTNLHDFSASHLFLGVDTDICMPNDVLGTDNSNQSFYIVRDDLLHPLINGNKARKLDGVLPLIEDNSVTDVVTCGGCQSAHAAATAVLCAERGLRSHLLLRGEQPEFLTGYNLMSTIYGNVTYVPRSIYANREKVLKSQADLVAGNSGSVLWFDDILSTSLGKQPRSYGRRVIVINEGAGDAIALLGLIRLVKYLSQDHLLGKHRVIKFVVDAGTGTTAIGLSLGALCLGLPWEVTAVMLADRIDGYKRQEKRLISEFRKHFGAPLDLDKDEVNGGIVNWVERLRQRKFGNVLDGEVEACRQIAQKTGILVDPIYTLAAWEMATFLSQKGAKANGDLVVLLHTGGTLGLFGLAQSKVLRIGGKGKQRQRQS; from the exons ATGGCTACCGCCGGCTCCGTTAATACCTTCACGACGACCCTACTCAATTTCCCCGCCAATGTTTCTCACCTTTTCCGGTCACGGTGGACGGTGCTTCACTCGGAAACAGGAGCTTCTTCTTACTTTCTCAGTACTTCGAGACTTCGTTTGCTTCACTCTAAATCCACTGTTGCAGCACTTGAAAACGAATTTTCCTCCTGCAAATTTACCGATAGCTCGCAG GGTGTTCGATTCGGTGGTGAAGAGTTTTTGACGAGATTACTTGCCAGAAGATGGACGTTGGCTAACCCCGATACCAAAATAAGCAAAGTTATGTTCTCAGCTACAGATACAAACCTCCATGATTTTTCAGCCAGTCATCTCTTCTtgggagtagatactgatattTGTATGCCTAATGATGTGTTGGGGACAGATAATTCGAACCAATCGTTCTATATAGTTAGGGATGATTTATTGCATCCGCTCATAAATGGTAACAAGGCAAGAAAATTGGATGGGGTTCTACCTCTTATTGAAGATAATTCAGTGACTGACGTG GTTACTTGTGGGGGTTGTCAAAGTGCACATGCAGCTGCTACTG CTGTTTTATGTGCAGAAAGAGGTTTGAGGTCACATCTACTTCTACGAGGGGAGCAACCTGAATTTTTAACTGGATACAACTTGATGTCAACAATATATGGAAACGTCACATATGTTCCAAGATCTATTTATGCCAATAGGGAAAAAGTGCTCAAGAGTCAAGCTGATTTAGTGGCCGGCAATAGTGGCAGTGTCTTATGGTTCGATGATATTTTATCCACTTCTCTTGGGAAGCAACCACGTTCATATGGAAGAAGGGTTATAGTTATCAACGAAGGAGCTGGAGATGCTATCGCCTTGCTAG GTTTAATTCGACTCGTGAAGTACCTTTCCCAGGATCATTTACTTGGGAAACATAGGGTCATTAAATTTGTTGTAGATGCCGGCACTGGGACAACTGCTATTGGTTTGAGTCTTGGAGCTCTATGTTTAGG GCTCCCGTGGGAGGTAACTGCAGTGATGCTGGCTGATAGAATTGACGGATATAAACGGCAAGAGAAGCGTTTGATTTCTGAATTCAGGAAGCATTTTGGCGCTCCTCTTGACCTAGACAAGGATGAAGTAAATGGGGGAATTGTAAATTGGGTAGAGCGCCTCCGTCAAAGAAA ATTTGGCAATGTGCTGGATGGAGAAGTGGAGGCTTGCAGACAAATTGCTCAGAAAACCGGTATTCTTGTTGATCCTATTTACACTCTAGCTGCTTGGGAAATGGCTACTTTTCTTTCTCAAAAGGGAGCCAAAGCGAATGGAGATCTGGTGGTATTGCTTCATACTGGTGGTACTCTGGGCTTGTTTGGACTAGCTCAAAG TAAAGTTCTTAGGATTGGTGGGAAAGGGAAGCAGAGGCAGAGGCAGAGCTAG
- the LOC103488941 gene encoding D-cysteine desulfhydrase 2, mitochondrial isoform X2: MATAGSVNTFTTTLLNFPANVSHLFRSRWTVLHSETGASSYFLSTSRLRLLHSKSTVAALENEFSSCKFTDSSQGVRFGGEEFLTRLLARRWTLANPDTKISKVMFSATDTNLHDFSASHLFLGVDTDICMPNDVLGTDNSNQSFYIVRDDLLHPLINGNKARKLDGVLPLIEDNSVTDVVTCGGCQSAHAAATAVLCAERGLRSHLLLRGEQPEFLTGYNLMSTIYGNVTYVPRSIYANREKVLKSQADLVAGNSGSVLWFDDILSTSLGKQPRSYGRRVIVINEGAGDAIALLGLIRLVKYLSQDHLLGKHRVIKFVVDAGTGTTAIGLSLGALCLGLPWEVTAVMLADRIDGYKRQEKRLISEFRKHFGAPLDLDKDEVNGGIVNWVERLRQRKFGNVLDGEVEACRQIAQKTGILVDPIYTLAAWEMATFLSQKGAKANGDLVVLLHTGGTLGLFGLAQRYKSYFNDLKNFVP; encoded by the exons ATGGCTACCGCCGGCTCCGTTAATACCTTCACGACGACCCTACTCAATTTCCCCGCCAATGTTTCTCACCTTTTCCGGTCACGGTGGACGGTGCTTCACTCGGAAACAGGAGCTTCTTCTTACTTTCTCAGTACTTCGAGACTTCGTTTGCTTCACTCTAAATCCACTGTTGCAGCACTTGAAAACGAATTTTCCTCCTGCAAATTTACCGATAGCTCGCAG GGTGTTCGATTCGGTGGTGAAGAGTTTTTGACGAGATTACTTGCCAGAAGATGGACGTTGGCTAACCCCGATACCAAAATAAGCAAAGTTATGTTCTCAGCTACAGATACAAACCTCCATGATTTTTCAGCCAGTCATCTCTTCTtgggagtagatactgatattTGTATGCCTAATGATGTGTTGGGGACAGATAATTCGAACCAATCGTTCTATATAGTTAGGGATGATTTATTGCATCCGCTCATAAATGGTAACAAGGCAAGAAAATTGGATGGGGTTCTACCTCTTATTGAAGATAATTCAGTGACTGACGTG GTTACTTGTGGGGGTTGTCAAAGTGCACATGCAGCTGCTACTG CTGTTTTATGTGCAGAAAGAGGTTTGAGGTCACATCTACTTCTACGAGGGGAGCAACCTGAATTTTTAACTGGATACAACTTGATGTCAACAATATATGGAAACGTCACATATGTTCCAAGATCTATTTATGCCAATAGGGAAAAAGTGCTCAAGAGTCAAGCTGATTTAGTGGCCGGCAATAGTGGCAGTGTCTTATGGTTCGATGATATTTTATCCACTTCTCTTGGGAAGCAACCACGTTCATATGGAAGAAGGGTTATAGTTATCAACGAAGGAGCTGGAGATGCTATCGCCTTGCTAG GTTTAATTCGACTCGTGAAGTACCTTTCCCAGGATCATTTACTTGGGAAACATAGGGTCATTAAATTTGTTGTAGATGCCGGCACTGGGACAACTGCTATTGGTTTGAGTCTTGGAGCTCTATGTTTAGG GCTCCCGTGGGAGGTAACTGCAGTGATGCTGGCTGATAGAATTGACGGATATAAACGGCAAGAGAAGCGTTTGATTTCTGAATTCAGGAAGCATTTTGGCGCTCCTCTTGACCTAGACAAGGATGAAGTAAATGGGGGAATTGTAAATTGGGTAGAGCGCCTCCGTCAAAGAAA ATTTGGCAATGTGCTGGATGGAGAAGTGGAGGCTTGCAGACAAATTGCTCAGAAAACCGGTATTCTTGTTGATCCTATTTACACTCTAGCTGCTTGGGAAATGGCTACTTTTCTTTCTCAAAAGGGAGCCAAAGCGAATGGAGATCTGGTGGTATTGCTTCATACTGGTGGTACTCTGGGCTTGTTTGGACTAGCTCAAAGGTATAAATCTTACTTTAATGATCTGAAAAATTTTGTTCCCTAA